A single genomic interval of Helianthus annuus cultivar XRQ/B chromosome 13, HanXRQr2.0-SUNRISE, whole genome shotgun sequence harbors:
- the LOC110899836 gene encoding non-specific lipid-transfer protein-like → MAKMAMMVLCAVVTCMVVAAPYAEALTCGQVSSSLAPCIGYLTKGGAVPPACCNGVKGLNNAAKTTPDRQAACGCLKSAYNSISGVNAGNAASLPGKCGVSIPYKISPGTDCSKVQ, encoded by the exons ATGGCAAAGATGGCAATGATGGTTTTATGTGCAGTAGTGACTTGCATGGTGGTGGCTGCACCCTATGCAGAGGCTCTTACTTGTGGTCAGGTATCCAGCAGCTTAGCACCATGCATTGGATACCTAACCAAAGGTGGTGCTGTGCCACCAGCATGTTGCAATGGGGTAAAAGGGCTCAACAACGCTGCGAAAACAACCCCTGATCGTCAGGCTGCATGTGGCTGCTTGAAGAGTGCTTACAATTCCATCTCTGGCGTCAATGCGGGCAATGCCGCTAGCCTCCCGGGCAAGTGCGGTGTCAGCATCCCTTACAAGATCAGCCCGGGCACTGATTGCTCCAA GGTGCAGTGA